The following are from one region of the Sardina pilchardus chromosome 4, fSarPil1.1, whole genome shotgun sequence genome:
- the commd6 gene encoding COMM domain-containing protein 6 produces MPGLESTSGLDSTVRNIGRLPSDIFAETCQQILAHLQGQNRAVDLPKIYDTFQKAGIDLEWTALQSIIRLLSSNFRTAAKNNLTADQLVARLGEGSRSWAKTALQVVHQLWSEHGPLVHTYQEAHAIANIGQMVDMQWKLGMAVSCDTCRSLNSPYVSLLLKIADSSGEVSYKSFEMSVPQFQNFYQQFKEIAAALETV; encoded by the exons ATGCCAGGGTTGGAGTCAACGTCGG GACTTGACAGCACTGTCAGAAATATTGGACGACTGCCTTCAGACATTTTCGCAGAAACA tGTCAGCAGATTCTGGCTCATCTTCAAGGACAAAACCGTGCAGTAGATTTGCCTAAAATCTATGAT ACTTTCCAGAAAGCTGGCATAGACCTTGAGTGGACAGCCCTGCAAAGCATCATCAGATTGTTATCATCTAATTTCAG AACTGCAGCGAAAAACAATCTCACGGCTGATCAGCTGGTGGCCAGGCTGGGTGAAGGCAGCAGGAGCTGGGCCAAGACTGCGCTGCAGGTGGTGCATCAGCTGTGGAGTGAGCATGGGCCTCTCGTTCACACCTATCAGGAAGCCCACGCAATTGCTAACATTGGACAG ATGGTGGACATGCAGTGGAAGCTGGGCATGGCAGTGAGCTGCGACACGTGCCGGTCCCTGAACTCTCCATACGTGTCCCTGTTGCTGAAGATTGCTGACTCCTCCGGCGAAGTGTCCTACAAGTCTTTTGAAATGTCCGTCCCGCAGTTTCAG AACTTCTACCAACAGTTCAAGGAAATTGCAGCAGCTCTGGAGACTGTATAA